One region of Pongo pygmaeus isolate AG05252 chromosome 21, NHGRI_mPonPyg2-v2.0_pri, whole genome shotgun sequence genomic DNA includes:
- the LZTS3 gene encoding leucine zipper putative tumor suppressor 3 isoform X1: MAPADRASEGPRLEDPSAPQPLGKCPPGLVMAKLETLPVRADPGRDPLLAFAPRPSELGPPDPRLAMGSVGSGVAHAQEFAMKSVGTRTGGGGSQGSFPGPRGSGSGASRERPGRYPSEDKGLANSLYLNGELRGSDHTDVCGNVVGSSGGSSSSGGSDKAPPQYREPSHPPKLLATSGKLDQCSEPLVRPSAFKPVVPKNFHSMQNLCPPQTNGTPEGRQGPGGLKGGLDKSRTMTPAGGSGSGLSDSGRNSLTSLPTYSSSYSQHLAPLSASTSHINRIGTASYGSGSGGSSGGGSGYQDLGTSDSGRASSKSGSSSSMGRPGHLGSGEGGGGGLSFAACSPPSPSALIQELEERLWEKEQEVAALRRSLEQSEAAVAQVLEERQKAWERELAELRQGCSGKLQQVARRAQRAQQGLQLQVLRLQQDKKQLQEEAARLMRQREELEDKVAACQKEQADFLPRMEETKWEVCQKAGEISLLKQQLKDSQADVSQKLSEIVGLRSQLREGRASLREKEEQLLSLRDSFSSKQASLELGEGELPAACLKPALTPVDQAEPQDALATCESDEAKMRRQAGVAAAASLVSVDGEAEAGGESGTRALRREVGRLQAELAAERRARERQGASFAEERRVWLEEKEKVIEYQKQLQLSYVEMYQRNQQLERRLRERGAAGGASTPTPQHGEEKKAWTPSRLERIESTEI, translated from the exons ATGGCCCCTGCAGACCGGGCCTCGGAGGGTCCCAGGCTTGAGGACCCGTCGGCCCCTCAACCCCTTGGAAAG TGCCCCCCTGGCTTAGTCATGGCGAAGCTGGAGACGCTGCCTGTGCGCGCTGACCCAGGGCGGGATCCTCTCCTGGCCTTTGCCCCACGGCCCTCCGAGCTTGGACCCCCGGACCCCCGCCTGGCCATGGGCAGCGTGGGCAGTGGGGTGGCCCATGCCCAGGAGTTTGCCATGAAGAGCGTGGGTACCCGCAcagggggtgggggcagccaGGGCAGTTTCCCTGGCCCCCGAGGCAGTGGCAGTGGGGCCAGCAGGGAGAGGCCGGGCCGCTACCCCTCAGAGGACAAGGGTCTCGCCAACTCCCTCTACCTCAATGGCGAGCTGCGGGGCAGTGACCACACTGATGTCTGTGGCAACGTGGTTGGCAGCAgcggtggcagcagcagcagtggtggcAGTGACAAAGCCCCACCACAGTATCGTGAGCCCAGCCACCCACCCAAGCTCCTGGCCACCTCTGGCAAGCTAGACCAG TGCTCAGAACCACTAGTTCGGCCGTCGGCCTTCAAGCCTGTCGTACCCAAGAATTTCCACTCCATGCAGAATTTGTGCCCCCCGCAGACCAATGGGACTCCTGAGGGACGGCAGGGCCCTGGTGGCCTCAAAGGCGGACTGGACAAGTCTCGGACCATGACTCCAGCGGGTGGAAGTGGGAGTGGCCTCTCAGACTCAGGCCGGAACTCCCTCACAAGCCTGCCCACCTACAGCTCCAGCTACAGCCAGCACCTGGCACCCCTCAGTGCCTCCACCAGCCACATTAACCGCATTGGCACTGCCAGCTATGGTAGTGGTAGTGGTGGCAGCAGCGGTGGGGGGTCGGGTTACCAGGACCTGGGGACCTCTGATAGTGGACGGGCCTCCAGCAAGAGTGGATCGTCGTCATCTATGGGGCGGCCAGGCCACCTGGGCTCTGGGGAGGGCGGAGGTGGAGGCCTGTCTTTCGCGGCCTGCTCACCGCCCTCCCCTAGTGCACTCATCCAGGAGCTGGAGGAGCGGCTATGGGAGAAGGAGCAGGAGGTGGCAGCTCTGCGGCGCAGCCTGGAGCAGAGCGAGGCGGCTGTAGCCCAGGTACTGGAGGAGCGGCAGAAGGCGTGGGAGCGGGAGCTGGCCGAGCTGCGGCAGGGCTGCAGCGGGAAGCTACAGCAGGTGGCCCGACGTGCCCAGCGCGCCCAGCAGGGCCTACAGCTGCAGGTGCTGCGGCTGCAGCAGGACAAGAAGCAGCTGCAGGAGGAGGCGGCCCGGCTGATGCGGCAGCGGGAAGAGCTGGAGGACAAGGTGGCCGCCTGCCAGAAGGAGCAGGCCGACTTCCTGCCCCGGATGGAGGAAACTAAGTGGGAG GTGTGCCAGAAGGCTGGCGAGATCTCCCTTCTGAAGCAGCAGCTGAAGGACTCGCAGGCGGATGTGTCGCAGAAGTTGAGTGAGATCGTGGGACTGCGCTCGCAGCTGCGGGAGGGCCGGGCCTCGCTGCGGGAGAAGGAGGAGCAGCTGCTTAGCCTGCGGGACTCCTTCAGCAGCAAGCAGGCCAGCCTGGAGCTGGGCGAAGGCGAGCTGCCTGCCGCCTGCCTCAAGCCGGCGCTGACCCCCGTGGACCAGGCCGAGCCACAGGATGCTCTGGCCACCTGCGAGAGCGACGAGGCTAAGATGCGCCGTCAGGCCGGGGTGGCCGCTGCCGCCTCCTTGGTTTCCGTGGAcggggaggcggaggctggcgGGGAGAGCGGGACGCGGGCCCTGCGGCGGGAGGTGGGGCGGCTGCAGGCCGAGCTGGCGGCTGAGCGGCGGGCTCGGGAGCGCCAGGGTGCCAGCTTCGCCGAGGAGCGCCGCGTGTGgctggaggagaaggagaaggtgaTCGAGTACCAGAAGCAGCTGCAGCTGAGCTACGTGGAGATGTACCAGCGCAACCAGCAGCTGGAGCGCCGGCTGCGGGAGCGCGGGGCCGCAGGGGGTGCAAGCACGCCCACTCCCCAGCATGGCGAGGAGAAGAAGGCCTGGACCCCCTCCCGCCTCGAGCGCATTGAGTCCACAGAAATCTGA
- the LZTS3 gene encoding leucine zipper putative tumor suppressor 3 isoform X3, whose product MAPADRASEGPRLEDPSAPQPLGKCPPGLVMAKLETLPVRADPGRDPLLAFAPRPSELGPPDPRLAMGSVGSGVAHAQEFAMKSVGTRTGGGGSQGSFPGPRGSGSGASRERPGRYPSEDKGLANSLYLNGELRGSDHTDVCGNVVGSSGGSSSSGGSDKAPPQYREPSHPPKLLATSGKLDQCSEPLVRPSAFKPVVPKNFHSMQNLCPPQTNGTPEGRQGPGGLKGGLDKSRTMTPAGGSGSGLSDSGRNSLTSLPTYSSSYSQHLAPLSASTSHINRIGTASYGSGSGGSSGGGSGYQDLGTSDSGRASSKSGSSSSMGRPGHLGSGEGGGGGLSFAACSPPSPSALIQELEERLWEKEQEVAALRRSLEQSEAAVAQVLEERQKAWERELAELRQGCSGKLQQVARRAQRAQQGLQLQVLRLQQDKKQLQEEAARLMRQREELEDKVCQKAGEISLLKQQLKDSQADVSQKLSEIVGLRSQLREGRASLREKEEQLLSLRDSFSSKQASLELGEGELPAACLKPALTPVDQAEPQDALATCESDEAKMRRQAGVAAAASLVSVDGEAEAGGESGTRALRREVGRLQAELAAERRARERQGASFAEERRVWLEEKEKVIEYQKQLQLSYVEMYQRNQQLERRLRERGAAGGASTPTPQHGEEKKAWTPSRLERIESTEI is encoded by the exons ATGGCCCCTGCAGACCGGGCCTCGGAGGGTCCCAGGCTTGAGGACCCGTCGGCCCCTCAACCCCTTGGAAAG TGCCCCCCTGGCTTAGTCATGGCGAAGCTGGAGACGCTGCCTGTGCGCGCTGACCCAGGGCGGGATCCTCTCCTGGCCTTTGCCCCACGGCCCTCCGAGCTTGGACCCCCGGACCCCCGCCTGGCCATGGGCAGCGTGGGCAGTGGGGTGGCCCATGCCCAGGAGTTTGCCATGAAGAGCGTGGGTACCCGCAcagggggtgggggcagccaGGGCAGTTTCCCTGGCCCCCGAGGCAGTGGCAGTGGGGCCAGCAGGGAGAGGCCGGGCCGCTACCCCTCAGAGGACAAGGGTCTCGCCAACTCCCTCTACCTCAATGGCGAGCTGCGGGGCAGTGACCACACTGATGTCTGTGGCAACGTGGTTGGCAGCAgcggtggcagcagcagcagtggtggcAGTGACAAAGCCCCACCACAGTATCGTGAGCCCAGCCACCCACCCAAGCTCCTGGCCACCTCTGGCAAGCTAGACCAG TGCTCAGAACCACTAGTTCGGCCGTCGGCCTTCAAGCCTGTCGTACCCAAGAATTTCCACTCCATGCAGAATTTGTGCCCCCCGCAGACCAATGGGACTCCTGAGGGACGGCAGGGCCCTGGTGGCCTCAAAGGCGGACTGGACAAGTCTCGGACCATGACTCCAGCGGGTGGAAGTGGGAGTGGCCTCTCAGACTCAGGCCGGAACTCCCTCACAAGCCTGCCCACCTACAGCTCCAGCTACAGCCAGCACCTGGCACCCCTCAGTGCCTCCACCAGCCACATTAACCGCATTGGCACTGCCAGCTATGGTAGTGGTAGTGGTGGCAGCAGCGGTGGGGGGTCGGGTTACCAGGACCTGGGGACCTCTGATAGTGGACGGGCCTCCAGCAAGAGTGGATCGTCGTCATCTATGGGGCGGCCAGGCCACCTGGGCTCTGGGGAGGGCGGAGGTGGAGGCCTGTCTTTCGCGGCCTGCTCACCGCCCTCCCCTAGTGCACTCATCCAGGAGCTGGAGGAGCGGCTATGGGAGAAGGAGCAGGAGGTGGCAGCTCTGCGGCGCAGCCTGGAGCAGAGCGAGGCGGCTGTAGCCCAGGTACTGGAGGAGCGGCAGAAGGCGTGGGAGCGGGAGCTGGCCGAGCTGCGGCAGGGCTGCAGCGGGAAGCTACAGCAGGTGGCCCGACGTGCCCAGCGCGCCCAGCAGGGCCTACAGCTGCAGGTGCTGCGGCTGCAGCAGGACAAGAAGCAGCTGCAGGAGGAGGCGGCCCGGCTGATGCGGCAGCGGGAAGAGCTGGAGGACAAG GTGTGCCAGAAGGCTGGCGAGATCTCCCTTCTGAAGCAGCAGCTGAAGGACTCGCAGGCGGATGTGTCGCAGAAGTTGAGTGAGATCGTGGGACTGCGCTCGCAGCTGCGGGAGGGCCGGGCCTCGCTGCGGGAGAAGGAGGAGCAGCTGCTTAGCCTGCGGGACTCCTTCAGCAGCAAGCAGGCCAGCCTGGAGCTGGGCGAAGGCGAGCTGCCTGCCGCCTGCCTCAAGCCGGCGCTGACCCCCGTGGACCAGGCCGAGCCACAGGATGCTCTGGCCACCTGCGAGAGCGACGAGGCTAAGATGCGCCGTCAGGCCGGGGTGGCCGCTGCCGCCTCCTTGGTTTCCGTGGAcggggaggcggaggctggcgGGGAGAGCGGGACGCGGGCCCTGCGGCGGGAGGTGGGGCGGCTGCAGGCCGAGCTGGCGGCTGAGCGGCGGGCTCGGGAGCGCCAGGGTGCCAGCTTCGCCGAGGAGCGCCGCGTGTGgctggaggagaaggagaaggtgaTCGAGTACCAGAAGCAGCTGCAGCTGAGCTACGTGGAGATGTACCAGCGCAACCAGCAGCTGGAGCGCCGGCTGCGGGAGCGCGGGGCCGCAGGGGGTGCAAGCACGCCCACTCCCCAGCATGGCGAGGAGAAGAAGGCCTGGACCCCCTCCCGCCTCGAGCGCATTGAGTCCACAGAAATCTGA
- the LZTS3 gene encoding leucine zipper putative tumor suppressor 3 isoform X2, protein MSDDPDWCPPGLVMAKLETLPVRADPGRDPLLAFAPRPSELGPPDPRLAMGSVGSGVAHAQEFAMKSVGTRTGGGGSQGSFPGPRGSGSGASRERPGRYPSEDKGLANSLYLNGELRGSDHTDVCGNVVGSSGGSSSSGGSDKAPPQYREPSHPPKLLATSGKLDQCSEPLVRPSAFKPVVPKNFHSMQNLCPPQTNGTPEGRQGPGGLKGGLDKSRTMTPAGGSGSGLSDSGRNSLTSLPTYSSSYSQHLAPLSASTSHINRIGTASYGSGSGGSSGGGSGYQDLGTSDSGRASSKSGSSSSMGRPGHLGSGEGGGGGLSFAACSPPSPSALIQELEERLWEKEQEVAALRRSLEQSEAAVAQVLEERQKAWERELAELRQGCSGKLQQVARRAQRAQQGLQLQVLRLQQDKKQLQEEAARLMRQREELEDKVAACQKEQADFLPRMEETKWEVCQKAGEISLLKQQLKDSQADVSQKLSEIVGLRSQLREGRASLREKEEQLLSLRDSFSSKQASLELGEGELPAACLKPALTPVDQAEPQDALATCESDEAKMRRQAGVAAAASLVSVDGEAEAGGESGTRALRREVGRLQAELAAERRARERQGASFAEERRVWLEEKEKVIEYQKQLQLSYVEMYQRNQQLERRLRERGAAGGASTPTPQHGEEKKAWTPSRLERIESTEI, encoded by the exons TGCCCCCCTGGCTTAGTCATGGCGAAGCTGGAGACGCTGCCTGTGCGCGCTGACCCAGGGCGGGATCCTCTCCTGGCCTTTGCCCCACGGCCCTCCGAGCTTGGACCCCCGGACCCCCGCCTGGCCATGGGCAGCGTGGGCAGTGGGGTGGCCCATGCCCAGGAGTTTGCCATGAAGAGCGTGGGTACCCGCAcagggggtgggggcagccaGGGCAGTTTCCCTGGCCCCCGAGGCAGTGGCAGTGGGGCCAGCAGGGAGAGGCCGGGCCGCTACCCCTCAGAGGACAAGGGTCTCGCCAACTCCCTCTACCTCAATGGCGAGCTGCGGGGCAGTGACCACACTGATGTCTGTGGCAACGTGGTTGGCAGCAgcggtggcagcagcagcagtggtggcAGTGACAAAGCCCCACCACAGTATCGTGAGCCCAGCCACCCACCCAAGCTCCTGGCCACCTCTGGCAAGCTAGACCAG TGCTCAGAACCACTAGTTCGGCCGTCGGCCTTCAAGCCTGTCGTACCCAAGAATTTCCACTCCATGCAGAATTTGTGCCCCCCGCAGACCAATGGGACTCCTGAGGGACGGCAGGGCCCTGGTGGCCTCAAAGGCGGACTGGACAAGTCTCGGACCATGACTCCAGCGGGTGGAAGTGGGAGTGGCCTCTCAGACTCAGGCCGGAACTCCCTCACAAGCCTGCCCACCTACAGCTCCAGCTACAGCCAGCACCTGGCACCCCTCAGTGCCTCCACCAGCCACATTAACCGCATTGGCACTGCCAGCTATGGTAGTGGTAGTGGTGGCAGCAGCGGTGGGGGGTCGGGTTACCAGGACCTGGGGACCTCTGATAGTGGACGGGCCTCCAGCAAGAGTGGATCGTCGTCATCTATGGGGCGGCCAGGCCACCTGGGCTCTGGGGAGGGCGGAGGTGGAGGCCTGTCTTTCGCGGCCTGCTCACCGCCCTCCCCTAGTGCACTCATCCAGGAGCTGGAGGAGCGGCTATGGGAGAAGGAGCAGGAGGTGGCAGCTCTGCGGCGCAGCCTGGAGCAGAGCGAGGCGGCTGTAGCCCAGGTACTGGAGGAGCGGCAGAAGGCGTGGGAGCGGGAGCTGGCCGAGCTGCGGCAGGGCTGCAGCGGGAAGCTACAGCAGGTGGCCCGACGTGCCCAGCGCGCCCAGCAGGGCCTACAGCTGCAGGTGCTGCGGCTGCAGCAGGACAAGAAGCAGCTGCAGGAGGAGGCGGCCCGGCTGATGCGGCAGCGGGAAGAGCTGGAGGACAAGGTGGCCGCCTGCCAGAAGGAGCAGGCCGACTTCCTGCCCCGGATGGAGGAAACTAAGTGGGAG GTGTGCCAGAAGGCTGGCGAGATCTCCCTTCTGAAGCAGCAGCTGAAGGACTCGCAGGCGGATGTGTCGCAGAAGTTGAGTGAGATCGTGGGACTGCGCTCGCAGCTGCGGGAGGGCCGGGCCTCGCTGCGGGAGAAGGAGGAGCAGCTGCTTAGCCTGCGGGACTCCTTCAGCAGCAAGCAGGCCAGCCTGGAGCTGGGCGAAGGCGAGCTGCCTGCCGCCTGCCTCAAGCCGGCGCTGACCCCCGTGGACCAGGCCGAGCCACAGGATGCTCTGGCCACCTGCGAGAGCGACGAGGCTAAGATGCGCCGTCAGGCCGGGGTGGCCGCTGCCGCCTCCTTGGTTTCCGTGGAcggggaggcggaggctggcgGGGAGAGCGGGACGCGGGCCCTGCGGCGGGAGGTGGGGCGGCTGCAGGCCGAGCTGGCGGCTGAGCGGCGGGCTCGGGAGCGCCAGGGTGCCAGCTTCGCCGAGGAGCGCCGCGTGTGgctggaggagaaggagaaggtgaTCGAGTACCAGAAGCAGCTGCAGCTGAGCTACGTGGAGATGTACCAGCGCAACCAGCAGCTGGAGCGCCGGCTGCGGGAGCGCGGGGCCGCAGGGGGTGCAAGCACGCCCACTCCCCAGCATGGCGAGGAGAAGAAGGCCTGGACCCCCTCCCGCCTCGAGCGCATTGAGTCCACAGAAATCTGA
- the LZTS3 gene encoding leucine zipper putative tumor suppressor 3 isoform X4: MAKLETLPVRADPGRDPLLAFAPRPSELGPPDPRLAMGSVGSGVAHAQEFAMKSVGTRTGGGGSQGSFPGPRGSGSGASRERPGRYPSEDKGLANSLYLNGELRGSDHTDVCGNVVGSSGGSSSSGGSDKAPPQYREPSHPPKLLATSGKLDQCSEPLVRPSAFKPVVPKNFHSMQNLCPPQTNGTPEGRQGPGGLKGGLDKSRTMTPAGGSGSGLSDSGRNSLTSLPTYSSSYSQHLAPLSASTSHINRIGTASYGSGSGGSSGGGSGYQDLGTSDSGRASSKSGSSSSMGRPGHLGSGEGGGGGLSFAACSPPSPSALIQELEERLWEKEQEVAALRRSLEQSEAAVAQVLEERQKAWERELAELRQGCSGKLQQVARRAQRAQQGLQLQVLRLQQDKKQLQEEAARLMRQREELEDKVAACQKEQADFLPRMEETKWEVCQKAGEISLLKQQLKDSQADVSQKLSEIVGLRSQLREGRASLREKEEQLLSLRDSFSSKQASLELGEGELPAACLKPALTPVDQAEPQDALATCESDEAKMRRQAGVAAAASLVSVDGEAEAGGESGTRALRREVGRLQAELAAERRARERQGASFAEERRVWLEEKEKVIEYQKQLQLSYVEMYQRNQQLERRLRERGAAGGASTPTPQHGEEKKAWTPSRLERIESTEI; this comes from the exons ATGGCGAAGCTGGAGACGCTGCCTGTGCGCGCTGACCCAGGGCGGGATCCTCTCCTGGCCTTTGCCCCACGGCCCTCCGAGCTTGGACCCCCGGACCCCCGCCTGGCCATGGGCAGCGTGGGCAGTGGGGTGGCCCATGCCCAGGAGTTTGCCATGAAGAGCGTGGGTACCCGCAcagggggtgggggcagccaGGGCAGTTTCCCTGGCCCCCGAGGCAGTGGCAGTGGGGCCAGCAGGGAGAGGCCGGGCCGCTACCCCTCAGAGGACAAGGGTCTCGCCAACTCCCTCTACCTCAATGGCGAGCTGCGGGGCAGTGACCACACTGATGTCTGTGGCAACGTGGTTGGCAGCAgcggtggcagcagcagcagtggtggcAGTGACAAAGCCCCACCACAGTATCGTGAGCCCAGCCACCCACCCAAGCTCCTGGCCACCTCTGGCAAGCTAGACCAG TGCTCAGAACCACTAGTTCGGCCGTCGGCCTTCAAGCCTGTCGTACCCAAGAATTTCCACTCCATGCAGAATTTGTGCCCCCCGCAGACCAATGGGACTCCTGAGGGACGGCAGGGCCCTGGTGGCCTCAAAGGCGGACTGGACAAGTCTCGGACCATGACTCCAGCGGGTGGAAGTGGGAGTGGCCTCTCAGACTCAGGCCGGAACTCCCTCACAAGCCTGCCCACCTACAGCTCCAGCTACAGCCAGCACCTGGCACCCCTCAGTGCCTCCACCAGCCACATTAACCGCATTGGCACTGCCAGCTATGGTAGTGGTAGTGGTGGCAGCAGCGGTGGGGGGTCGGGTTACCAGGACCTGGGGACCTCTGATAGTGGACGGGCCTCCAGCAAGAGTGGATCGTCGTCATCTATGGGGCGGCCAGGCCACCTGGGCTCTGGGGAGGGCGGAGGTGGAGGCCTGTCTTTCGCGGCCTGCTCACCGCCCTCCCCTAGTGCACTCATCCAGGAGCTGGAGGAGCGGCTATGGGAGAAGGAGCAGGAGGTGGCAGCTCTGCGGCGCAGCCTGGAGCAGAGCGAGGCGGCTGTAGCCCAGGTACTGGAGGAGCGGCAGAAGGCGTGGGAGCGGGAGCTGGCCGAGCTGCGGCAGGGCTGCAGCGGGAAGCTACAGCAGGTGGCCCGACGTGCCCAGCGCGCCCAGCAGGGCCTACAGCTGCAGGTGCTGCGGCTGCAGCAGGACAAGAAGCAGCTGCAGGAGGAGGCGGCCCGGCTGATGCGGCAGCGGGAAGAGCTGGAGGACAAGGTGGCCGCCTGCCAGAAGGAGCAGGCCGACTTCCTGCCCCGGATGGAGGAAACTAAGTGGGAG GTGTGCCAGAAGGCTGGCGAGATCTCCCTTCTGAAGCAGCAGCTGAAGGACTCGCAGGCGGATGTGTCGCAGAAGTTGAGTGAGATCGTGGGACTGCGCTCGCAGCTGCGGGAGGGCCGGGCCTCGCTGCGGGAGAAGGAGGAGCAGCTGCTTAGCCTGCGGGACTCCTTCAGCAGCAAGCAGGCCAGCCTGGAGCTGGGCGAAGGCGAGCTGCCTGCCGCCTGCCTCAAGCCGGCGCTGACCCCCGTGGACCAGGCCGAGCCACAGGATGCTCTGGCCACCTGCGAGAGCGACGAGGCTAAGATGCGCCGTCAGGCCGGGGTGGCCGCTGCCGCCTCCTTGGTTTCCGTGGAcggggaggcggaggctggcgGGGAGAGCGGGACGCGGGCCCTGCGGCGGGAGGTGGGGCGGCTGCAGGCCGAGCTGGCGGCTGAGCGGCGGGCTCGGGAGCGCCAGGGTGCCAGCTTCGCCGAGGAGCGCCGCGTGTGgctggaggagaaggagaaggtgaTCGAGTACCAGAAGCAGCTGCAGCTGAGCTACGTGGAGATGTACCAGCGCAACCAGCAGCTGGAGCGCCGGCTGCGGGAGCGCGGGGCCGCAGGGGGTGCAAGCACGCCCACTCCCCAGCATGGCGAGGAGAAGAAGGCCTGGACCCCCTCCCGCCTCGAGCGCATTGAGTCCACAGAAATCTGA
- the LZTS3 gene encoding leucine zipper putative tumor suppressor 3 isoform X5: MAKLETLPVRADPGRDPLLAFAPRPSELGPPDPRLAMGSVGSGVAHAQEFAMKSVGTRTGGGGSQGSFPGPRGSGSGASRERPGRYPSEDKGLANSLYLNGELRGSDHTDVCGNVVGSSGGSSSSGGSDKAPPQYREPSHPPKLLATSGKLDQCSEPLVRPSAFKPVVPKNFHSMQNLCPPQTNGTPEGRQGPGGLKGGLDKSRTMTPAGGSGSGLSDSGRNSLTSLPTYSSSYSQHLAPLSASTSHINRIGTASYGSGSGGSSGGGSGYQDLGTSDSGRASSKSGSSSSMGRPGHLGSGEGGGGGLSFAACSPPSPSALIQELEERLWEKEQEVAALRRSLEQSEAAVAQVLEERQKAWERELAELRQGCSGKLQQVARRAQRAQQGLQLQVLRLQQDKKQLQEEAARLMRQREELEDKVCQKAGEISLLKQQLKDSQADVSQKLSEIVGLRSQLREGRASLREKEEQLLSLRDSFSSKQASLELGEGELPAACLKPALTPVDQAEPQDALATCESDEAKMRRQAGVAAAASLVSVDGEAEAGGESGTRALRREVGRLQAELAAERRARERQGASFAEERRVWLEEKEKVIEYQKQLQLSYVEMYQRNQQLERRLRERGAAGGASTPTPQHGEEKKAWTPSRLERIESTEI, translated from the exons ATGGCGAAGCTGGAGACGCTGCCTGTGCGCGCTGACCCAGGGCGGGATCCTCTCCTGGCCTTTGCCCCACGGCCCTCCGAGCTTGGACCCCCGGACCCCCGCCTGGCCATGGGCAGCGTGGGCAGTGGGGTGGCCCATGCCCAGGAGTTTGCCATGAAGAGCGTGGGTACCCGCAcagggggtgggggcagccaGGGCAGTTTCCCTGGCCCCCGAGGCAGTGGCAGTGGGGCCAGCAGGGAGAGGCCGGGCCGCTACCCCTCAGAGGACAAGGGTCTCGCCAACTCCCTCTACCTCAATGGCGAGCTGCGGGGCAGTGACCACACTGATGTCTGTGGCAACGTGGTTGGCAGCAgcggtggcagcagcagcagtggtggcAGTGACAAAGCCCCACCACAGTATCGTGAGCCCAGCCACCCACCCAAGCTCCTGGCCACCTCTGGCAAGCTAGACCAG TGCTCAGAACCACTAGTTCGGCCGTCGGCCTTCAAGCCTGTCGTACCCAAGAATTTCCACTCCATGCAGAATTTGTGCCCCCCGCAGACCAATGGGACTCCTGAGGGACGGCAGGGCCCTGGTGGCCTCAAAGGCGGACTGGACAAGTCTCGGACCATGACTCCAGCGGGTGGAAGTGGGAGTGGCCTCTCAGACTCAGGCCGGAACTCCCTCACAAGCCTGCCCACCTACAGCTCCAGCTACAGCCAGCACCTGGCACCCCTCAGTGCCTCCACCAGCCACATTAACCGCATTGGCACTGCCAGCTATGGTAGTGGTAGTGGTGGCAGCAGCGGTGGGGGGTCGGGTTACCAGGACCTGGGGACCTCTGATAGTGGACGGGCCTCCAGCAAGAGTGGATCGTCGTCATCTATGGGGCGGCCAGGCCACCTGGGCTCTGGGGAGGGCGGAGGTGGAGGCCTGTCTTTCGCGGCCTGCTCACCGCCCTCCCCTAGTGCACTCATCCAGGAGCTGGAGGAGCGGCTATGGGAGAAGGAGCAGGAGGTGGCAGCTCTGCGGCGCAGCCTGGAGCAGAGCGAGGCGGCTGTAGCCCAGGTACTGGAGGAGCGGCAGAAGGCGTGGGAGCGGGAGCTGGCCGAGCTGCGGCAGGGCTGCAGCGGGAAGCTACAGCAGGTGGCCCGACGTGCCCAGCGCGCCCAGCAGGGCCTACAGCTGCAGGTGCTGCGGCTGCAGCAGGACAAGAAGCAGCTGCAGGAGGAGGCGGCCCGGCTGATGCGGCAGCGGGAAGAGCTGGAGGACAAG GTGTGCCAGAAGGCTGGCGAGATCTCCCTTCTGAAGCAGCAGCTGAAGGACTCGCAGGCGGATGTGTCGCAGAAGTTGAGTGAGATCGTGGGACTGCGCTCGCAGCTGCGGGAGGGCCGGGCCTCGCTGCGGGAGAAGGAGGAGCAGCTGCTTAGCCTGCGGGACTCCTTCAGCAGCAAGCAGGCCAGCCTGGAGCTGGGCGAAGGCGAGCTGCCTGCCGCCTGCCTCAAGCCGGCGCTGACCCCCGTGGACCAGGCCGAGCCACAGGATGCTCTGGCCACCTGCGAGAGCGACGAGGCTAAGATGCGCCGTCAGGCCGGGGTGGCCGCTGCCGCCTCCTTGGTTTCCGTGGAcggggaggcggaggctggcgGGGAGAGCGGGACGCGGGCCCTGCGGCGGGAGGTGGGGCGGCTGCAGGCCGAGCTGGCGGCTGAGCGGCGGGCTCGGGAGCGCCAGGGTGCCAGCTTCGCCGAGGAGCGCCGCGTGTGgctggaggagaaggagaaggtgaTCGAGTACCAGAAGCAGCTGCAGCTGAGCTACGTGGAGATGTACCAGCGCAACCAGCAGCTGGAGCGCCGGCTGCGGGAGCGCGGGGCCGCAGGGGGTGCAAGCACGCCCACTCCCCAGCATGGCGAGGAGAAGAAGGCCTGGACCCCCTCCCGCCTCGAGCGCATTGAGTCCACAGAAATCTGA